Proteins encoded together in one Scheffersomyces stipitis CBS 6054 chromosome 5, complete sequence window:
- the COX15 gene encoding Cytochrome c oxidase assembly protein COX15 (Cytochrome oxidase assembly factor COX15<br>Posttranslational modification, protein turnover, chaperones~go_component membrane~go_process protein complex assembly) yields MLSKTRFFFTKNSFVLKSLAQSRGCRLSIASGFKLKNFNFWPNTMKSSRFYSTTSISAEGAAKISESAAAAAATAVKNETKKVISNKIVAYWLMGTSGLVFGIVVLGGLTRLTESGLSITEWKPVTGAIPPLNEKEWEEEFEKYKNSPEFKQLNSHITLEEFKFIFSMEWGHRLMGRGIGMFFILPALFFWKTGRFSPHITRRVIGLTGLLGLQGAIGWWMVKSGLDEEQLAARKSKPTVSQYRLTTHLGAAFLMYLGVLWTAFEILNENKLVKQAQRAPEIAKDVMAKLTNPSLKPVRVLATGLLVLAFATAMSGGMVAGLDAGLIYNTFPHMGDDYIPSASELMDPVYARKEDKSDMVWRNLLENPTTVQLVHRIFATTTFFAILAAHSYVNRRKAFIPKPVTRSMHGVMGAVTLQVALGITTLIYLVPISLGAAHQAGALVLLTACLAFSAKLKKPRPEVISYINTVMKNQLLKAKV; encoded by the exons ATGCTATCTAAGACGAGATTCTTTTTCACCAAGAACTCATTTGTGTTGAAATCCCTTGCCCAGAGCCGAGGATGTCGACTTTCCATAGCTTCTGGG TttaagttgaaaaatttcaacttctggcCCAACACCATGAAGAGTCTGAGATTTTACTCCACAACTTCGATTTCAGCAGAAGGAGCTGCAAAGATTTCTGAATCTGCTgctgcagcagcagccaCTGCTGTCAAAAACGAGACGAAGAAGGTCATCTCCAATAAGATTGTAGCTTACTGGTTGATGGGTACGTCAGGTTTGGTCTTTGGAATAGTGGTTTTGGGAGGTTTGACAAGATTGACTGAGTCTGGATTGTCGATAACAGAATGGAAGCCAGTGACTGGTGCGATTCCTCCTTTGAACGAAAAGGAATGGGAAGAGGAATTcgaaaagtacaagaacTCGCCTGAGTTCAAGCAGTTGAATTCACATATCACCTTGgaagagttcaagttcatcttcagcatGGAATGGGGTCACAGATTAATGGGAAGAGGTATAGGGATGTTTTTCATCTTGCCtgctcttttcttctggaagacTGGTAGATTTAGCCCTCACATCACGAGACGAGTTATAGGCTTAACAGGCTTGTTGGGATTGCAAGGAGCTATTGGTTGGTGGATGGTCAAGTCTGGTTTAGATGAAGAGCAGCTTGCTGCCAGAAAATCCAAGCCTACCGTATCACAGTATCGTTTGACTACTCATTTGGGTGCTGCTTTCTTGATGTACTTGGGTGTCTTATGGACAGCTTTTGAGATCTTGAATGAAAATAAGTTGGTGAAACAGGCTCAACGGGCTCCTGAGATCGCAAAGGACGTGATGGCCAAATTAACTAACCCTTCCTTGAAGCCCGTACGTGTTCTTGCTACTggtttgttggttttggcATTTGCCACAGCCATGTCTGGAGGTATGGTTGCTGGCTTGGACGCTGGTTTAATTTACAACACTTTCCCTCACATGGGAGATGACTACATTCCTAGTGCTAGCGAGTTAATGGATCCTGTTTACGCCAGAAAGGAGGACAAGTCAGACATGGTATGGAGAaatctcttggaaaacCCTACTACTGTTCAATTGGTTCATCGTATCTTTGCTACCACAACTTTCTTCGCGATCTTAGCTGCTCATCTGTATGTTAACAGAAGAAAGGCTTTTATTCCAAAGCCAGTAACCAGACTGATGCACGGAGTCATGGGTGCCGTCACCTTACAAGTTGCTCTCGGTATTACTACCTTGATATACTTGGTTCCCATCTCACTTGGAGCTGCTCATCAGGCTGGAGCTTTGGTTCTTCTCACCGCCTGTCTTGCTTTCtcagccaagttgaagaagccTAGACCAGAAGTTATCTCATACATCAACACAGTGATGAAAAACCAGTTGTTAAAAGCTAAAGTATAA
- a CDS encoding predicted protein — protein sequence FSLYKLLCIELNINHHDSSEDEPINAEIDHSYEELVNMMKIPFYLERFMMFGLLVCVNSFLTLFTLAPLKILVVAYATIVDLYRHFTNRKISESVRSILSRRFLIVKKDIITLTIVSFSIVVLSSKSLDISRMYHEVRGETHIKLYVMFGVLEVAEKLCSSLGQDILNILYNIPLDSKGSQIPKFAVFFLLSIIYLSLHAYILISQTVSLNVAANSYSNALMTLLLSNQFSELKSSVFKKSDREGLFQIAMADLTERFQLLFMLGIIALRNLLQLNSNHIGLIPNSWKSWNTWFGAIFGPGIVVIGSEILVDWLKHCYISKFNKVRPRVYRNFVYVLSLDFLQVFKLGPNNQLEANDLTDYIVLTRRIGLPLLASVVCSLRMTMSDLKRVFVFPIVASYTYSILASGALIVATFLTLILIRLILGLVILKMASSTKAEHIAFQEELKRKAIEKQNAEALEVFIPSTPLDTPIKTPEDTLVESKTISGDNIPEIESPISAINSISYFPGNPNSEASSINPKTRSYLYDYGEEVPPTVEEKRNEKQSLSPKKDQVGDNDTLHNVMRYKMSSKRIW from the exons TTTTCACTTTACAAGTTGCTCTGTATAGAGCTCAATATAAATCATCATGATTCCTCAGAAGACGAGCCTATAAATGCTGAAATCGACCATTCATACGAAGAATTGGTCAATATGATGAAAATTCCTTTCTATTTGGAACGTTTCATGATGTTTGGCTTGCTTGTCTGTGTCAATTCATTCTTGACGTTGTTCACGTTGGCTCCGCTCAAGATCCTTGTAGTTGCTTACGCGACAATAGTAGATTTGTATCGTCATTTCACAAATCGGAAAATCCTGGAAAGTGTCAGATCAATACTATCGCGTCGTTTCCTCATCGTTAAAAAGGATATAATTACCCTAACAATAGTATCATTTTCTATCGTGGTGCTATCGTCCAAAAGTCTTGATATCTCGCGTATGTACCACGAAGTCAGAGGTGAGACCCACATCAAGCTCTATGTGATGTTTGgtgttcttgaagtagcAGAAAAGCTTTGCTCGTCTCTTGGCCAGGATATCTTAAACATCTTGTACAATATACCTTTAGATAGCAAAGGAAGTCAGATACCGAAGTTTGCGgtcttctttttgctttCCATCATCTACTTGTCGTTGCATGCATACATCCTTATCTCTCAAACTGTGTCACTAAACGTAGCGGCCAACTCATATTCTAATGCCTTGATGACCCTATTGCTATCGAatcaattttcagaattgaagagttctGTGTTCAAAAAATCTGACAGAGAAGGTCTTTTCCAGATCGCCATGGCAGACTTGACAGAACGATTCCAGCTTCTCTTCATGCTCGGCATCATTGCTCTTAGAAATTTGCTACAGCTAAATAGCAACCATATCGGGCTCATTCCCAACAGCTGGAAGAGCTGGAATACTTGGTTCGGAGCCATTTTTGGTCCTGGGATTGTAGTCATAGGTAGCGAAATCTTGGTAGATTGGCTCAAGCATTGCTAcatttccaaattcaaTAAGGTCAGACCCAGGGTGTATCGTAACTTCGTGTATGTGTTGAGTCTCGATTTCTTGCAAGTCTTCAAGCTTGGACCCAACAACCAGCTCGAAGCTAACGATTTGACTGACTACATCGTTTTGACAAGACGTATTGGGTTGCCCTTGTTAGCATCGGTAGTTTGTTCGTTGCGAATGACGATGTCTGATCTCAAACGTGTATTTGTGTTTCCCATAGTGGCGTCGTATACGTATTCTATTCTTGCTTCAGGGGCCTTGATTGTAGCGACCTTTTTGACCTTGATTCTCATCAGATTGATTCTCGGCTTGGTGATTCTTAAGATGGCAAGCTCGACAAAAGCAGAACATATCGCATTTCAAGAGGAGCTAAAAAGAAAGGCTATCGAGAAACAGAACGCGGAAGCATTG GAAGTCTTTATTCCGTCAACTCCTTTGGATACTCCCATCAAAACACCTGAAGACACTCTAGTAGAATCCAAAACAATATCTGGCGATAATATACCCGAAATTGAGTCACCCATTTCAGCCATAAACTCAATTTCTTATTTCCCAGGAAATCCTAATAGCGAAGCTTCATCGATCAATCCTAAAACGAGGTCATACCTCTACGATTATGGAGAGGAGGTGCCTCCCACTgtggaagagaagagaaacgAAAAACAGCTGCTCAGTCCCAAGAAGGATCAAGTCGGCGATAACGATACGCTCCATAATGTCATGCGCTACAAAATGTCCAGTAAACGGATTTGGTAG
- a CDS encoding predicted protein — protein sequence MEFLSLDDFIVALQPFANKDLLTPPESSRLQLVITELLVDHFVDLRLLKFLSRFLTQQAYDEIIEERNIEHLCGYILCDKSPRQSVRRLSTNSNGTVPASLKDPGASTKFQIYNRKPSMVLPNTYLSQYCCKDHYRASIFYRNQLSNEAVFSRKDILIEPPFPQTGTGYSVWYENSITCLEEVIAKHKELKEQGKSLSDVIAMMNGLSIGDNQMTPETSQLIKLIEDFEIVENDPKPPHEDSSESYDELNRDQLSNSVEGYITNNKSFGGYVV from the coding sequence ATGGAATTCCTCTCTCTCGACGATTTCATCGTTGCCTTGCAACCGTTCGCCAACAAAGATCTCCTTACACCACCTGAATCTTCACGACTCCAACTTGTGATCACGGAGCTATTGGTGGACCATTTTGTCGACTTAAGATTGCtcaagtttcttctgcGTTTTCTCACTCAACAAGCCTATGATGAGATTATAGAAGAACGCAATATAGAGCACCTCTGTGGATACATACTATGTGATAAGCTGCCTCGCCAGCTGGTGAGACGACTTCTGACGAACTCCAATGGAACTGTACCAGCGCTGTTGAAGGACCCAGGAGCACTGACAAAGTTTCAGATCTATAACCGCAAGCCTCTGATGGTATTGCCGAACACGTATTTGTCGCAGTACTGTTGTAAGGATCATTACAGAGCTCTGATTTTCTACCGTAACCAACTTTCCAACGAAGCCGTCTTCTCTCGGAAGGATATATTGATAGAACCGCCGTTCCCTCAAACAGGAACTGGCTATTCCGTCTGGTACGAAAACAGCATTACTTGcttggaagaagtcattGCTAAACACAAAGAGCTTAAAGAACAGGGCAAGTCGCTTTCTGATGTCATAGCCATGATGAACGGATTGTCTATAGGCGACAACCAAATGACTCCAGAAACCAGCCAGTTGATCAAACTTATCGAAGACTTCGAGATTGTGGAGAATGACCCCAAACCCCCTCATGAAGATTCCTCAGAGCTGTATGACGAGCTTAACCGCGATCAACTATCCAACTCTGTAGAAGGCTATATTACAAACAACAAGAGTTTCGGAGGGTATGTTGTATAG
- a CDS encoding predicted protein codes for MIVGSFRYKSSHQTALFSLYRSLVRNIGKLNNIDILQDSEHIKGCKDIANELEKIKLDQKQYFSNLRFELLYSIRNEFQKQKQEPFKLTSQAVADSRFVQQFEMGIRLDQLLDKFVQEKSIIELLTFVLEYRSSQFKKQKWRADYLRRREEIDKKIHREREVNKKKAKYKPQLKKPVDPLKIYHKLDNRQKRLVIDNERRRSSVHSNHLLRRFLKLKQASGEIPTPQLLPYTSESNGISADSMSNVHHVPKGSTANAAIQTAYDMEYIKAVVIPSLEFDINKKHFLEKISHTVNEKGPSKVQVRTTNAAFTTLSFLQLPYPTIPQLEKIAVDFKKSLFVARLQNIWESSPGKMKDENLLADGSYSVKGSGGFGPDECIYPRHHYQRLAEGEALWEYLMNRNDKTPLKAYVKDWTIALDITSSELASKADEIKKKYNDLRRPNSKLYEEKERKQQQMFTHFDKLSVSYGDLIAKLNEKQVHKHSDIVNLGDKIRKTYDKRLGNHSMTRKTYRGIPNIEGVGMGKALGDYLDEAGLPCFKWGDEFYDHFDF; via the coding sequence ATGATTGTAGGGCTGTTTCGATACAAGAGTCTGCACCAGACGGCGTTGTTTTCGCTTTACAGATCGCTTGTACGAAATATCGGCAAATTAAACAATATTGACATCCTACAAGATTCAGAGCATATTAAAGGTTGCAAGGATATTGCAAATGAGCtagaaaagatcaaattAGACCAAAAGCAATACTTCTCCAATCTACGTTTTGAATTGCTCTACTCAATCCGCAATGAATTCcaaaaacagaaacagGAACCGTTCAAGTTGACTTCCCAGGCGGTAGCTGATTCCAGGTTTGTACAACAGTTTGAAATGGGTATACGTCTAGATCAACTTTTGGACAAGTTCGTTCAGGAAAAGAGCATAATTGAGTTGTTAACATTTGTACTTGAATACCGACTGAGTcagttcaagaaacagaaatgGAGAGCAGACTATCTTCGCCGAAGAGAGGAAATAGACAAGAAAATTCATCGAGAAAGAGAAgtcaacaaaaagaaagccAAGTACAAACCACAACTAAAAAAACCAGTAGATCCTCTTAAGATATATCACAAACTTGACAATAGACAGAAGCGATTAGTTATCGACAATGAGCGGAGAAGAAGCAGCGTTCATTCCAACCATTTACTTCGTAggttcttgaagttgaaacaaGCTTCCGGAGAGATTCCTACGCCACAACTTCTACCATATACGTCTGAGAGTAATGGCATCAGTGCAGACTCCATGAGCAATGTTCATCATGTTCCCAAAGGATCCACGGCAAATGCGGCTATACAAACTGCCTACGACATGGAGTATATCAAAGCAGTAGTGATTCCATCTTTAGAGTTTGATATTAATAAGAAACATTTTCTCGAGAAGATTTCGCATACGGTTAATGAAAAAGGGCCTAGTAAAGTCCAGGTAAGGACAACTAATGCTGCCTTCACAACTTTGTCTTTTTTACAATTGCCTTACCCTACTATTCCTCAGCTTGAAAAAATAGCTGTAGACTTTAAAAAGCTGTTGTTCGTTGCCAGATTACAAAATATATGGGAATCTTCTCCTGGTAAAATGAAAGATGAGAATCTTCTTGCTGATGGCAGTTACAGCGTTAAGGGTAGTGGTGGATTTGGTCCAGACGAATGTATCTATCCTCGGCACCACTATCAGCGATTGGCCGAGGGTGAAGCCTTGTGGGAGTATTTAATGAACAGAAATGATAAGACGCCTTTAAAGGCATATGTAAAGGATTGGACTATAGCCTTAGATATCACATCCAGTGAGCTAGCTTCCAAGGCAGAtgaaataaagaagaagtataaCGACTTACGAAGACCTAACTCAAAGTTAtatgaagagaaagaacgGAAGCAGCAACAGATGTTCACACACTTCGATAAGTTGTCTGTTTCATACGGTGACTTGATAGCTAAATTGAACGAGAAACAGGTCCATAAACATTCCGATATCGTCAATTTGGGAGACAAGATAAGGAAGACATATGACAAGAGACTCGGAAATCATTCAATGACGAGAAAGACTTACAGAGGCATACCTAATATAGAAGGAGTTGGAATGGGCAAGGCGTTAGGAGACTATCTAGATGAAGCAGGGTTGCCCTGCTTCAAGTGGGGCGATGAATTCTACGACCACTTTGATTTTTAA
- a CDS encoding predicted protein has product KSKKISSISIIKFKRGKYTYVIPIEFEAKGAKTLENIKRLLIEAIVASGGLTLIEEDPLPEDEEDLDEDNIPVPKSEYIQDEEDIDNPNIISELAPIDIRLAVPKDKTNPYGNEWIELDDNNLANIDFNDYDILAFAYGTEESFEVIEAAYEE; this is encoded by the coding sequence AAATCCAAAAAGATATCTAGCATATCCatcatcaaattcaaaaggGGAAAGTACACCTATGTTATTCCAATTGAATTCGAAGCTAAAGGTGCGAAGACACTTGAGAATATCAAGAGATTGCTTATCGAAGCGATTGTAGCCTCAGGCGGTCTCACATTGATCGAGGAGGATCCTTTACCTGAAGACGAGGAAGATTTGGACGAGGACAACATTCCCGTTCCAAAATCAGAATATATACAAGATGAGGAGGATATAGACAATCCCAACATTATTTCCGAATTGGCTCCTATAGATATAAGATTAGCCGTGCCTAAGGACAAGACCAACCCCTACGGAAACGAATGGATAGAGTTGGACgacaacaacttggccaacatAGACTTCAATGATTACGATATTTTGGCATTTGCCTATGGCACTGAAGAGTCATTCGAAGTGATAGAGGCTGCGTACGAAGAGTAG
- the CDC14 gene encoding Protein tyrosine phosphatase CDC14 (A phosphatase required for mitotic exit Cdc14p is in the nucleolus until liberated by the FEAR and Mitotic Exit Network in anaphase it can then act on key substrates to effect a decrease in CDK/B-cyclin activity and mitotic exit~go_function protein tyrosine/serine/threonine phosphatase activity~go_process protein amino acid dephosphorylation~go_function protein tyrosine/serine/threonine phosphatase activity~go_process protein amino acid dephosphorylation), translating into MAKSRVSVPVIEFLKNRIYLGAFDSTPVDTNELVYFTVEDALPYNAFHLDFGPLHIGNLYRFAVVLHNILNEESNQGKAIVFYSSTAPKMRSNAACLLCCYMVLVQSWSPHQVLQPIAQLDPPFQGFRDAGYSTADFEITIQDIVYAMWRAKERGMIDLTTFNLEEYEQYERVDQGDFNVISKDFIAFASPQQSSRKAGLNEPFRKVLSFFVQNDVQLVVRLNSHLYDANEFTKRNIQHIDMIFDDGTCPTLEYVQKFIGAAETVINKGGKIAVHCKAGLGRTGCLIGAHLIYTHGFTANECIAYMRMIRPGMVVGPQQHWLYLHQNDFRDWRHTMILDNRPDEFIGGLFPLTSYDEFKARMRQESKQRKLQSQQSVNSSVNYFDSSFHTPIRRRKISGALAAKIQTAVPNESPGQPRKYKEDANSSVVELINNSDEENLEAMQDVSTSRKDSNYDIEAELNTDEDHSREWKVLRSISTNGTNQPVSLTKTTTTTTTRTVSTTLSSSPQQSPSHHSIKMPKSRSSSRVSSGMIQSKNEGYHGSSRVSSAGIKKVAGVSGRKM; encoded by the exons ATGGCTAAGAGCAGAGTCAGTGTTCCTGTGAtcgagttcttgaaga ACAGAATCTACCTTGGAGCCTTTGACTCCACACCAGTAGACACCAACGAGCTTGTGTACTTTACCGTAGAAGATGCTCTTCCATACAACGCCTTCCATCTCGACTTTGGTCCTTTGCACATCGGCAATTTGTACCGATTTGCTGTAGTTTTGCATAACATTCTCAACGAAGAATCTAACCAGGGCAAAGCAATCGTCTTTTATAGTTCGACAGCTCCAAAGATGAGGAGTAATGCTGCCTGTTTATTATGTTGCTATATGGTTTTGGTTCAATCTTGGTCTCCGCATCAAGTTTTGCAGCCCATTGCCCAGCTCGATCCTCCTTTCCAGGGATTCCGTGATGCTGGTTACTCAACTGCCGACTTTGAGATCACAATTCAAGATATAGTGTACGCTATGTGGAGAGCTAAGGAGAGAGGCATGATTGATTTGACcactttcaacttggaagagtATGAACAATATGAGCGTGTAGACCAGGGTGATTTCAATGTGATCTCCAAAGATTTTATTGCATTTGCTTCACCCCAGCAGAGTTCTAGAAAAGCTGGTTTGAACGAACCTTTCCGTAAAGTATTGAGCTTCTTTGTGCAAAACGACGTTCAGCTTGTTGTCAGATTGAACTCGCATTTGTATGATGCTAACGAATTCACAAAGAGAAACATCCAGCATATCGATATGATCTTTGACGACGGTACCTGTCCAACATTAGAGTATGTCCAGAAGTTCATTGGTGCTGCCGAAACCGTCATAAATAAGGGAGGCAAGATTGCCGTTCACTGTAAAGCCGGACTTGGACGAACCGGATGTCTTATTGGTGCCCATTTGATCTACACCCATGGCTTTACAGCCAACGAATGTATAGCCTATATGAGAATGATCCGTCCTGGAATGGTAGTGGGTCCACAACAGCATTGGCTCTATTTGCATCAGAACGACTTCAGAGACTGGAGACACACCATGATTTTGGATAACAGACCAGACGAGTTTATAGGCGGCTTGTTCCCTTTGACGTCGTATGATGAATTCAAAGCTAGAATGAGACAAGAATCCAAACAGAGAAAGCTTCAACTGCAACAGCTGGTCAATTCTTCAGTCAACTATTTTGACTCCTCTTTCCATACGCctataagaagaagaaagattaGTGGAGCTTTAGCAGCAAAGATCCAAACTGCAGTACCCAACGAATCTCCAGGACAACCTAGAAAGTATAAAGAAGATGCCAATTCCAGTGTAGTGgaattgatcaacaactcagatgaagaaaatttgGAAGCAATGCAGGACGTAAGTACCAGTAGAAAGGACTCTAACTATGATATTGAAGCCGAGCTTAACACAGATGAGG ACCATTCTCGTGAATGGAAAGTTTTGAGGTCAATTTCTACCAACGGCACCAACCAGCCAGTACTGTTGACCAaaacaactacaacaaccaCTACCAGAACTGTAAGCACAACTTTATCGTCTTCTCCTCAGCAGTCACCCAGTCATCATTCAATCAAGATGCCCAAGTCTAGATCTAGCTCCAGAGTCAGCTCAGGTATGATTCAATCCAAGAACGAAGGCTATCACGGAAGCTCTCGAGTTCTGTCGGCTGGAATCAAGAAAGTTGCTGGCGTATCAGGCAGAAAAATGTAG
- the CTA1 gene encoding cofilin/tropomyosin-type actin-binding protein gives MSSLYSFSSETLSALRKFRFGSARASTMQAVIYAIDNESYEIKSDGEIITSTEELVEELPDNSPRYVVLSYPFKTPDGRLKTPLVLLYWMPPTSSQETRMLYAGAVEEFREKAGVSKLIKVEDEDDFEDLEEQLQ, from the exons ATG TCTTCGTTATACCTGTTCTCCTCGGAGACTTTGTCTGCTCTCCGAAAGTTCAGATTTGGCTCCGCCAGAGCCTCCACAATGCAAGCAGTGATAT ATGCCATAGACAACGAATCCTATGAGATCAAATCCGACGGAGAAATCATCACTTCCACCGAAGAATTGGTCGAAGAATTACCGGACAATTCCCCGCGCTATGTCGTGCTCTCTTACCCCTTCAAGACCCCGGACGGCCGTTTGAAAACTCCATTGGTTCTCTTATACTGGATGCCTCCTACTTCAAGCCAGGAAACTAGAATGTTGTATGCAGGGGCTGTTGAAGAGTTCAGAGAGAAGGCTGGTGTTTCTAA ACTCATCAAGgtcgaagatgaagatgatttcGAAGACCTCGAAGAACAGTTGCAATAG